In a single window of the Balaenoptera acutorostrata chromosome 3, mBalAcu1.1, whole genome shotgun sequence genome:
- the TPPP2 gene encoding tubulin polymerization-promoting protein family member 2 isoform X1 — MLKAACKSSLPLLPHPQVSPHTVLPHLQLTMASEAERTFQRFAVFGESSSSGTEMNNKNFSKLCKDCGIMDDKTVTSTDVDIVFSKVKAKNARTITFQQFQEAMKELGQKQFKGKSPDEALENIYRLMEGKDPATTGVTKAMTVGGVSRLTDTSKYTGTHKERFDQSGKGKGIAGREDMTDNSGYAFPSPGRHTLSNSRRTLHLIGQKTSMIWPPPCLQLHLHLCLLPPLVPTPPLAHVISSTQHAALSSRSHPRQFR; from the exons ATGCTCAAAGCAGCATGCAAG tcctcccttcccctcctccctcacccgcAAGTCTCCCCCCATActgtcctcccccacctccagttGACCATGGCATCAGAAGCAGAAAGAACATTCCAGCGGTTTGCTGTCTTTGGAGAATCGTCAAGCAGTGGCACTGAAATGAACAACAAGAACTTCTCCAAGCTGTGCAAAGACTGTGGCATAATGGATGACAAGACAGTCACCTCCACTGACGTGGACATCGTGTTCAGCAAAGTCAA GGCCAAGAATGCCCGAACCATCACtttccaacagttccaggaagcAATGAAAGAACTGGGCCAGAAGCAGTTCAAGGGGAAAAGCCCAGATGAAGCCCTGGAGAACATTTATAGACTCATGGAAGGCAAAGACCCAGCTACCACCGGTGTTACT AAAGCAATGACGGTGGGAGGGGTGAGCCGGCTGACGGACACCAGCAAGTACACGGGCACCCACAAGGAGCGCTTTGACCAGAGTGGCAAGGGTAAAGGCATCGCGGGACGGGAGGACATGACTGACAACTCAGGCTAC GCTTTCCCCTCTCCTGGACGCCACACGCTCTCCAACTCCAGGAGGACTCTACACCTCATAGGACAGAAGACCTCCATGATCTGGCCGCCACCATGTCTCCAACTGCATCTCCACCTCTGCCTGCTTCCCCCATTGGTGCCCACCCCACCTCTCGCTCACGTTATCTCCTCTACCCAGCATGCTGCTCTCTCCTCCCGCTCTCACCCCCGTCAGTTCCGCTGA
- the TPPP2 gene encoding tubulin polymerization-promoting protein family member 2 isoform X2: MLKAACKSSLPLLPHPQVSPHTVLPHLQLTMASEAERTFQRFAVFGESSSSGTEMNNKNFSKLCKDCGIMDDKTVTSTDVDIVFSKVKAKNARTITFQQFQEAMKELGQKQFKGKSPDEALENIYRLMEGKDPATTGVTKAMTVGGVSRLTDTSKYTGTHKERFDQSGKGKGIAGREDMTDNSGYVSGYKGAGTYDKKGSN, encoded by the exons ATGCTCAAAGCAGCATGCAAG tcctcccttcccctcctccctcacccgcAAGTCTCCCCCCATActgtcctcccccacctccagttGACCATGGCATCAGAAGCAGAAAGAACATTCCAGCGGTTTGCTGTCTTTGGAGAATCGTCAAGCAGTGGCACTGAAATGAACAACAAGAACTTCTCCAAGCTGTGCAAAGACTGTGGCATAATGGATGACAAGACAGTCACCTCCACTGACGTGGACATCGTGTTCAGCAAAGTCAA GGCCAAGAATGCCCGAACCATCACtttccaacagttccaggaagcAATGAAAGAACTGGGCCAGAAGCAGTTCAAGGGGAAAAGCCCAGATGAAGCCCTGGAGAACATTTATAGACTCATGGAAGGCAAAGACCCAGCTACCACCGGTGTTACT AAAGCAATGACGGTGGGAGGGGTGAGCCGGCTGACGGACACCAGCAAGTACACGGGCACCCACAAGGAGCGCTTTGACCAGAGTGGCAAGGGTAAAGGCATCGCGGGACGGGAGGACATGACTGACAACTCAGGCTACGTGAGTGGCTACAAGGGTGCTGGCACCTATGATAAGAAGGGCAGCAACTAG
- the RNASE13 gene encoding probable inactive ribonuclease-like protein 13, with the protein MAPPVVQLLFLQLVLGPALVENIQLQLAIKNFRTLHIDYPKVNYAKGFRGYCNGLMAYVRGRQQSWYCPKIHYVLHAPWTAIKKFCKYSESFCENYNEYCTVTQDSFPLTICSLSSKQPPTSCHYTSTLTNQRLYLLCSQKYDAEPIDIIGLY; encoded by the coding sequence ATGGCACCACCTGTGGTCCAGCTCCTGTTCCTCCAGCTTGTTCTAGGGCCAGCTTTGGTCGAAAACATCCAGCTACAGCTTGCCATCAAGAACTTCCGTACCTTACATATCGACTATCCCAAGGTTAACTACGCAAAGGGTTTCCGGGGCTACTGTAATGGTCTGATGGCCTATGTACGGGGCAGACAACAAAGCTGGTATTGCCCAAAGATCCATTATGTCTTACATGCCCCGTGGACAGCCATCAAGAAGTTCTGCAAGTACAGCGAGAGCTTCTGTGAGAATTACAATGAATATTGTACAGTCACCCAGGACTCCTTCCCCCTCACAATCTGCTCCCTGAGCTCCAAGCAGCCACCCACCAGCTGCCACTACACCAGCACCCTAACCAACCAAAGGCTCTATCTGCTCTGCTCCCAAAAGTATGATGCTGAACCGATAGATATCATTGGCCTCTACTAG
- the LOC103014278 gene encoding ribonuclease 7 → MTPARAGFCPLPLLLLLGLWMAEDPVGAKPRNVTSAQWFETQHVQPRPQGCNTAMQNINKYSSRCKGLNTFVHESFSGVAATCQTPSITCKRGRENCHRSQKPVSLTVCNLTSGRYPDCRYKEEQLHAAYIVACDPPQKGDPRKFKLAPVHLDDVL, encoded by the coding sequence ATGACGCCAGCCAGAGCAGGATTCTGCCCTCTGCCGCTGCTCCTGCTGCTGGGGCTGTGGATGGCCGAGGACCCAGTCGGTGCCAAGCCCAGAAACGTGACCTCAGCTCAGTGGTTTGAAACTCAGCACGTGCAGCCCAGGCCTCAGGGATGCAACACGGCGATGCAAAACATCAACAAGTACTCCAGTCGCTGCAAAGGCCTCAACACCTTCGTGCATGAATCCTTCTCCGGTGTGGCCGCCACTTGTCAGACTCCCAGCATAACCTGCAAGAGAGGCCGTGAAAACTGCCACCGGAGCCAGAAGCCTGTATCCCTGACCGTGTGTAACCTCACCTCAGGGAGGTACCCAGACTGCAGGTACAAGGAGGAGCAACTGCACGCTGCTTACATCGTGGCCTGTGACCCTCCCCAGAAAGGGGACCCCAGGAAATTCAAGCTGGCTCCTGTCCACCTGGACGATGTCCTGTAG